A segment of the Picrophilus oshimae DSM 9789 genome:
TGAATCAAAAAAACTTGTTCTAAGAACGCATACAACGGTAAATACAATAAGATACCTTTATAATAACAGAAAGAGCCCACAGTACATCTTTTCAATAGAAAAGGTCTTCAGGCACGAGAGCGTTGACTGGAAGCACCTTGCAGAGTTCCATCAGATTGAGGGCGCGGTCTATTCAAAAGATGCAAGTTTATCAACGTTAAAATGGTTTATGCGTGAATTTTACAGAAGGCTTGGCTTTGATGACATAAAATTGATACCTTCATATTATCCATATACAGAGCCGAGCATGGATGTAATTGTTAAGGTAAATGGCCGGGAAATAGAGCTTGGCGGCTCTGGAATATTCAGGCCTGAGGTAACAAAACCACTTGGTTTAAAGTACCCTGTCTTTGCCTTTGGCCTTGGCCTTGAAAGGCTTGCAATACTTTATTATAAATTAAATGACGTGCGCGATATATATAACAGTGATTCTGAATGGCTCAGATCATATAAGATAAATTTATAAATGTGACATCATTTAAATAAATTCAATGTTCTTTATTAAAGCTTATTTATAATAATTGCATTACTCACTATGCATATAATCATAACATTTAAGAACATAGTATATGTTTATCCGGATATATTAATCGGAGCGTTATTCGGAATAATAATTGCAACACTAATATTGGGCAATTACAATAAATTTTTATTATTCTTTTATATAAAGCGTTACGAACCATCAAATGAATATTCAATTGTGGATTATAATAAAATAATCACACTGGAATTTTATAGAAACGTAAATATCCATTCATTTAACGAAAAAAATATTCAGAAACCTGTAATTCTTGGCAGCTCAAAGGTTCATAGAATCTATGATGATTATTTTAAATACTTCTATGCCGCAGTTATGGGCATGCTCACATGGGCATTGACAGTTGTCTTATTTGCTGATCCAAAATACATAACGTTTTTACTGCCAAGCACAGGAATAATCTTTGAGGTTATAATTGCATACATAGGCACGTTCATATCACCGATGGCATACTTTACATTGGTTTATGCTTTTAAAAAGGATCTCTTCTATTTATTTATATTAAGCTCGCTGGCGGTTGTTTTATCACCTTTTGTTATGGGACTTCCAATAACATCTGCGCTCTATGGCAATGTATATGAAAGATTCTACTATGGAATCGCCCTTGCAGCTTTAAATATAATCATTTATTTTACCATAAAAAAAGGAAGGATGTTAAAAATATCAGTAGCCTTTGGATTGTTTTCATACTTTGCCTGGTTCTTTATCTTTCTTTACAACTTTTTCACCTTTATTTTTTGATGGCAGCAGCGGTACCATTACCAGTGATACCACTGCAAAGATAAGCATTATTGATAAAGAGAAATGCAATGGATATTTTAAAGCATTGAAGCCTGTTATCAATGCTATGCCTGCGGAACCGCCAACAATGTTGCCAAAGCTCCAGACAAGTGCATTCGACTGGGTTGAGAACTCCCTTGGTATGACCTGGCCAACGTATCCAAGAAGCACTGGAAATCCTGAAAATGCGGCAAAAACGTAAACAAGGTATACCAGTGTTATGTATATAATATTATCATAGATTAAAAATAATGCAAAGAACACCGTTGATATTAAACTTGTTATTAGTATTGTGAATTTTCCACCGTATTTTTTCACCATTGAGCCAAAGTAGGGCTGGCCAAAAACAGCACTTAGAAAGCTCAGCGTTAGTATATCCCCCATGAGTGTTTTTGATTTAAATATATCATCAAGATAATCTGGCACAAAGGTGACAGTGCCGGTCAGAAACATTGACCTTATAAAGACCAGTGCAACAAGTACTAAAAGGAATCTGTAATATAATTTAATAGATGGTGCGGACTTAATTTTATTATCATTAAATTTATCATTGTATGTTTCAGCCTCGCTGTAT
Coding sequences within it:
- a CDS encoding MFS transporter, with the translated sequence MGYKYYNRTNYQFRSLVFTSLAHFTNDGNFLLFPTLITYYKFIPGVSITFLGIMAIVYNLLSGLLGTPIGRLADKINRDSFLIFIGIASEGISVLIFALAFLYMNYASYIIFLGSVLLGFGQAFYHPIGASILSFTYGKEKAPGAMGINGSFGSLGRAALPSIIVYSMAFLNNFNGLLLIFAYTMASAFIILSGLSFFNRSKYSEAETYNDKFNDNKIKSAPSIKLYYRFLLVLVALVFIRSMFLTGTVTFVPDYLDDIFKSKTLMGDILTLSFLSAVFGQPYFGSMVKKYGGKFTILITSLISTVFFALFLIYDNIIYITLVYLVYVFAAFSGFPVLLGYVGQVIPREFSTQSNALVWSFGNIVGGSAGIALITGFNALKYPLHFSLSIMLIFAVVSLVMVPLLPSKNKGEKVVKKDKEPGKV